The Brassica oleracea var. oleracea cultivar TO1000 chromosome C6, BOL, whole genome shotgun sequence genomic interval AATTCGTTAAACCAGACGTATACTATTATTAGCAAACATAACATACTTATAGTCTTATATATATTTTAGCAGCCTCATCATCGCTAGCAGTTACCACGTCCAACGTAAAATGATCTTAGTATACACTTATACACGCACATAATATCACGGCACACTCTCATCATTTATAATCTCACACAAACTGGGACACGGCTTCTTAGTCCCTTATTGAATTTTAAATACAGAACTTTAGGAACACACACATTTTATTCCTCGGACAAGAGATGTTCGTCGATCTCTTTGGACATTTCGACACATAACTGGAGGAGAGTCTCGGGATGAGCAACATCCTCGCCAATTTTCTCGTACTCAAGGTGCCAGTGCACAATACTCCCTGTCCCACCATGCTTAGGGGTCACCTGGAGCGTGGCCAAGAAGCTTTTGTACTCTTTCATCAGATCACCTTCTATAACCCTTAACGTGATCAGGTTCTTCTCCGGATCCACCGCTTCGATCCTCTCCCTTGCCACCTTTGCCTCTCCATCTACAACAGTTATTAGTAGTTAATGTTTAAGTTTGAGAATCGACATATATACTAAGTGAAACCCAAGATCGCTCGCTATACACTAGACTCGTCGTCCCTTTTTAGTCACTGCATATTTTACAAGCCGCTACATGCTCAAAAACCTAATTTTAATTTTTTTTGTATACAAATCTCCTGGTTACCTAAGGAAAAAAATATATAATAAAGTTAACTTGCCATGAAAGTAGTTCCAGAAGATGATAGAGCCGGGTTTGCCCCAATCTCCTTCGTGCAGTTCACAGCCCTGAATGTAGCCTGGAGATGCTTTGGTAACATGGTGTGGTCTCGCGGTGAACATGTTATGGAACTGCTCCGCGGAAGCTTTGATCTCCACGTATGCCTCAAGCTTCCCCAACAAGCTAGACGTCTCTGTTGTCTTCACCTCCTCTTCCGCCGGTTTATTTGTAGCATCAACCTTTTCAGGAGGTGCCACCGTCACCTTGGTCTCCCCTTCTTCGGCACTTGTAGCCTCCACCGTCTTGGTTGGTGCCACGGTCACTGGCGTCTCCTCCTTTTCCTCCATTTTCTTGGCAATTTCAGTAGCAGCCTCCGCCATTCTATCTCTTGCTGATTTGGTTAGAAAATTAGAGATTTTATGAGAGCCTGATACTCTTTTTATGAGTGAGTTCTCTTTGGAGTTCTATACCCCTTATATAGAGGAACTAGGGGTATACCGGCGCTATCTTTTGTTCTTTGTATATTTTGTTTTCTAATAAGTTAAAATTGGTCCGTTTAATCTATTTGATAGTGGTTATTGTCAGTATTCTGTTACTTTATTTTTTATCTAATTAGGCGAAAAAAGAGTACCGTAAGTGATTTCATAGATTAGTATAATAAGAATATAATATATAGTTGATAGCTGGACAAAAGTAAATGTAGTACAATGTAAAAGATTAACTAAAGTCAATGTTCCAAGCTGCACAAAAGTAAATATAGTATAATGTAAAAGGTTAAGTAAAGTTAATGTTCCAAAAGAAACATGTAAATTCATGTGTTTGTTTACTGTTTTTTCGTGCTAATGTAGTCAACAAATTCGTTCATCCTCTTAAAGTAATAACAATCTTCGCATGCGCTGTCCATGTCATGATTGTGGCAATCAGTTAGGGGTTCCATTGTGGCTGTATTTGTTAAATATTTTGTCTTCAAAATGACTCTGATTTCTTTTAGTGAATTCTTAATCATGGTCAAACATTGCNNNNNNNNNNNNNNNNNNNNNNNNNNNNNNNNNNNNNNNNNNNNNNNNNNNNNNNNNNNNNNNNNNNNNNNNNNNNNNGTAGCCAAAAATTCATTCTTTAAAATTTTGTAACTATTTAGCATAGTGAGTGGGTGGCTCTTCTACAAAATATTGGAGGTCGAGGTTCCTGAAATAGATGGTTGGGTCTGTGTGTGAGGAGTTTCCTTCACAGCTACCAATACTTTCGTCTGAGTTATAATTGTTTTCTGAATTCGCTAATCCCATTTTGTTTTTTTTTCCTTTACTGGTTTTCGAATATGGTGGATGAATTGTATTATTATGTTTGTTACGGGTTGGAGGCTAATATACTGTGTGCATAGTTGATTTATTAATTTTGTGGAAGCAGTTTTGTCTAATTGATGTTACATTTGACTTTTTATTTAATTTTTATGATACAATTTTAATGAGCTATTAGATTACTAAAAATGATTGTTTTCAATAAGTTATGGTGAATTTTTCAGTAACGACTAAATAATTTTTTTGGGTTGTTTCTGTTTGTTTGGATGTGAAATTTTCGTTCTCATATAATTGTAGTGTTAGATTTTAACAATAAATAGAAGAAGGCTTATTTGTTTTGCATTTTTGTATTCTTAAATGAATTTACAATTCATTTTATGGTATTAGTAAATTAAAGATGCTTATAAATTTGAAAATGAAAATTTCTTGAAAGAAAGTGATATTATTTTTGTGATCATTATACCTGTTATATTTTATGTGTGATTTTGCCTTCATTTGGTTGTAATATATTTATTGATAAGGAAAGACTTAAACAAATGTATTATCTAAAAAATAAAAGGCTGAGGAACAGCTCGAAAACAGAGATATAGAATAATCATAACTTTTCGTTTTAATAAAAAGCGAGTGCTTCTACAATGTCTGGGTCAACTTTATGTATTGTAATAAAAGCTCATATCACATTCTTTAAATTAGGCTAGCATCGGGTACTAAAGGAAACGTTTGGGCCATCTCTATAATTTAAAAAAAATTCAAATCATGTTAGAGAAATAAGAGAAGCGTTAGTCAGCCGAAAATCGCAAGAATGCTTGGTGTGGCGACACGTGTCGTGAAATGTCTATCCCTCTTTGATGATGTGGCTTCATGAGGAGAGATTAAAGTCTTCTTTATTGTATAAGTTTAGTGAGAAAACATTGAAGAAAAATAATACACTTTTTTTTTTGTGTGACCAACCCCTCATTATGACCAACAAGGGATAACGAAAAGATAAAGAAGAATTATTTTCATTAAATATTTCCACCTACTTGCGTGTCTGGAAATTTCTTTTGTAAACATTCACATATATAAATTAGCGATTACGCAAAGCAAAAACAGTGAATTATTTGCGTTGTTTATATATAAAATTTCTGATGTGGTATAATATATTGCAAAAGAATAATGATTTCCCGTAAGCAAGTGTATTTTATTTCGGAATGCGTTTATAAACGCTCCCCCAAGTTCGATCCTACTACTACTAGCAACAAAGTCATTTGCACGTTGGAAAGCAGGGAATGGGTTTGTCCACACTCCACAATCGGCTGCCGTGCATCCATGCATGAATAGGCCCTATAAAGCAGGTTGGACCAGGTTCCTACAAACCGGTGCTAGGGCCCAGTTTAAAAAATCGTTGGGCTGAGTTTTCTCTGTAGGGCTGACTCATTACTGGAATTAGTTGGAAGTCTCCACTGATCAAAAGCAATGGAAGGGATTAGGAGACATGTCACGTTTTATGGTTTTCTAACTTGTAAAAAAAGTGTGTATGGGGTTTGGGGTTTTTACATGTGTGTGTATTTGTGTATTTGTGTATACATAAGAGTTTTGATCTTGGCAAGACATCACAAAACCAATTCAACAAAAAGACAATAACCTGGTGTGATAAATATAAATAACCATAACAAACATCATTCTCAGTGGAAAATCTCTCAAAATATATGTTCATATGATATTAACATAATTTTTTTATTTATAAATGTCAGTGCTTCCTGGTGGATGTCTCTCCATGACAAGTCTTTTCAGAGACCGGTAATTTTCTGTTCATCTTTAGTTCTGATAATTTGGTCTAACACCGAACTTGAAACACCTGATGCTTAAAATGTTTTTGAGTGACAATGTTAAGTAGATTTACATGTGTTTGATTCAGATTTTTGGAAGGGTAGCTAGATTCCTGGACATAAGTGATATCGACAATTATATCGGAAGTCAATCTTGAAGGATCTTTAATCAAATTGCGAATCTATATTATTAAAATTGAAGTACACATTGAGATTGTTTGGAAACTTGAATAGTAGTTTTAATGAAAATTTGTTTGGAAATATAGATAGCAATTTAAAAAAAAAATTGTTTGGAAACATTAATAGTAGTATAAAAAATATAATATTGTTTGGAAACATGGATAGTAGTATATTAAGAAAAAAAAGTAACGGGCTTATGTTAATAATAAAAATCGAAAGTCCATTATATTATGATAAACTATCTATTTGAACCAAATTTAAAATATACGTAAATTGACTAATCTAATTACCCAAAAGCATTTTTTTTGTCTAAAACAATCATAAAATAAAATTTAAACTTTATATACATATTTCAAATCAAAATAATAATTTAAAATTGATTTAAATCCAAAATTGATTTAAAATATACATATATTCAAAAATTTATTTTTACTAAAATATTTTCCAATAACCATTATTAAAATTATGTTTTTAATATATATAAGAAAAATACAATAAAAAGCTCAATTTCATATACCAACTTAAATTATGGTTTTTATATTTCACATTAAATTTTAAAAATATTATATATTATTATTTATATGATGATACATATAAAATACTATTAATTATATGATTACTTATATGATTGTATATATAAAATACGATTAATTATACGATGACATATATATGATATATAATAGTGACTAGGGTTGGGCTTTCGGATATCCATTCGTGTTCGGTTCGGATTTGTTTGGATTTCAGGTTCTGAGGTCAAAGATGTCAGACCCATTCAAATATTTCTAAATTTTGGTTCGAATTCTTTTCAGATCTGTGTGGGTTCGGGTTGGGCTCGGGTTCGGATAACCTATCTAAATTATTTTAAAAAATTTTAAATTCATTATATACTTTAAAATTCTCAAAATCTATAAACAATATAAAATATCACATATAAATTTGAATAACATATGTTAGAATACCTAAACTTAACATATAAATTGGTTTGTTTTAAATATTTGGATCAAGAATCAATAATTATTTTAAATATTTTTGGTGTCTTGAGTATACTTTAACTATTTTAGATATTTATTTTTGACTATTTGTAGATATTTCCAAGTATTTAAACCAACTTAAAAGTATCATATGTATTCTGGATGTTCTTACATACATTAAATCTAAAAATAATTAATATGTATAAGTATATAAATCTTTTTCGGATACATTTGAATATCTAAAATACTTCGGTTCGGATCAGATTCGGTTTCGAATCTCTAAATATCAAAATTTTGAATAATTTGGATATTTAATCAATTTCGGTTTGGTTTTGGTACTACTCTTTCGGATTGGGATCGGTTCAGTTTTTCAGATTTGAATTTTTTATCTAGCCCTAATATCTAATATTGACATGAAAAACAAATAGTAACAGAAAAATACATTCGTGCGGATGCGTGGATCAAAATGTAGTGATGGCATTAAACGGCAGTGTGAACTGGCTACTTTTTCTGAAAAAAAGAAAAAAAAAATCATGTGCTATATTTTTGTATTCTTTTTTGACAATACACTTAGCTAGTCATTAACCAAAAAACGTCCGCCATTTCATTATATGATCATCAGTAACGTATATAGGGCTGGTCATGGTCCAGTGCGGTTTCGGTTGTGTCCAATCGGATTTATTGAAATCAGTTTCATTCGGATTATATGAAAATTCTGTTTGGGATCTGTTCAGGGTTAGTAAATCTTCAAAGAACCGGTACAACTCGATATACTTTTGGATTCGGGTCTTAATCGGTTTTCGGTTTAAAAGTGCTTGATTTGTATATACTTTGTAACCAAAACATAAGTCAAGTTGGTTCTTCGATTTTAAATATATAATTTGTACCTATTTTGTAACCAAAACATAAGTAAAATTAATTCAAAAATAAGAAAAAAATGATCTTTCAAAATCAAACGAAAAATAAACATATTTATTGATAGAAAAAAAAAGTATAAAACGAAAATCAAGTTTTCATGAAATGAGAAGTATTATTCAATGAAAACCAAACCAAATTCTAAAAACATCAAACTTCAACTGCTACCTTCAACCATCAACCTTTATGTAATAGATAATTATTTTAAATGTTTAAAAATATTTTAATGTATATTGGATACATGAATGTTGCATGTTCTATTTGATCTTCATGTAGGTTCGGGTTCGGTTTGAATAATACTATAACCTGAAATATAGTAAAACAATATCCATTCGATAGATATGAATATAAAATCAATG includes:
- the LOC106300684 gene encoding MLP-like protein 43 is translated as MAEAATEIAKKMEEKEETPVTVAPTKTVEATSAEEGETKVTVAPPEKVDATNKPAEEEVKTTETSSLLGKLEAYVEIKASAEQFHNMFTARPHHVTKASPGYIQGCELHEGDWGKPGSIIFWNYFHDGEAKVARERIEAVDPEKNLITLRVIEGDLMKEYKSFLATLQVTPKHGGTGSIVHWHLEYEKIGEDVAHPETLLQLCVEMSKEIDEHLLSEE